Proteins encoded within one genomic window of Hallerella porci:
- a CDS encoding CvpA family protein has protein sequence MDLNWIDIFCGSLLLILIGLGAFFGLAKTIIHLIAWIGGGLGAFYAPEILTPFLINNFNFSETTVVILTRVLGFLLPFISLRIFGHFINKFIKRHFSLLNSLGGGFFGLIKGLIPCLILLSTLHLLPLSGKLQTERNQSKAYTIYVYALNKTGASEKIQDVKKSVTESVQEKVNEKINEKINETVQEKINENF, from the coding sequence ATGGATCTCAACTGGATTGATATTTTCTGCGGATCGCTTCTTCTGATTCTCATCGGACTCGGCGCATTTTTTGGTTTAGCCAAAACCATTATTCATTTAATCGCTTGGATCGGCGGTGGATTAGGAGCATTTTACGCGCCCGAAATTTTGACGCCATTCCTTATAAACAATTTTAATTTTTCCGAAACGACTGTCGTCATTCTCACACGCGTTCTCGGATTTCTTTTGCCATTTATTTCTCTTCGCATTTTCGGGCACTTCATCAACAAATTTATCAAGCGTCATTTCTCGCTTTTAAATTCTCTCGGCGGCGGATTTTTCGGACTGATTAAAGGACTCATTCCTTGTCTTATTTTACTTTCGACTTTGCATTTGTTACCGCTCAGCGGAAAATTACAAACAGAGCGCAATCAATCCAAAGCTTACACCATTTACGTTTACGCTTTGAATAAAACCGGCGCTTCCGAAAAAATTCAAGACGTCAAAAAATCGGTTACCGAATCCGTTCAAGAAAAAGTAAACGAAAAAATCAACGAGAAAATTAACGAAACGGTTCAAGAAAAAATCAACGAAAATTTTTAA